One window of Nicotiana tomentosiformis chromosome 11, ASM39032v3, whole genome shotgun sequence genomic DNA carries:
- the LOC138901536 gene encoding uncharacterized protein — MGSSLFWFDNWIGLGALYFVTPPDFYCDESIHNVIDVVTDGNWDEAWIRDLLPDDLAIHILEIIKPPSLHDEPDRAFWMLETIEEFYVKSSWNYLRRRKDHSIVYKNMWEEGLTFKISFFMWKLWKGKLPLDETIRRWGYFVPSRCWCCANPLRKHGSMCFSNRMLLQEFGHTSFLLLAYHWRD, encoded by the coding sequence ATGGGATCATCTCTCTTTTGGTTTGACAATTGGATAGGATTGGGTGCACTATACTTTGTTACCCCTCCAGATTTTTATTGTGATGAATCAATTCATAATGTGATTGATGTAGTGACTGATGGTAACTGGGATGAGGCGTGGATAAGAGATCTACTACCTGACGATCTAGCAATTCACATATTAGAGATCATCAAACCTCCATCACTTCATGATGAACCGGATAGAGCATTCTGGATGCTTGAAACTATAGAAGAGTTTTATGTTAAATCATCATGGAATTACTTAAGAAGGAGAAAGGACCACAGCATTGTTTACAAAAACATGTGGGAAGAAGGATTAACATTTAAAATATCTTTTTTCATGTGGAAGTTATGGAAAGGAAAACTACCTTTGGATGAAACGATAAGAAGATGGGGTTACTTTGTTCCttctaggtgttggtgttgtgCAAATCCGTTGAGGAAACATGGGAGCATGTGTTTTTCAAATCGTATGTTGCTTCAAGAGTTTGGACATACTTCTTTTCTACTGCTGGCTTATCACTGGAGGGACTGA